The Triticum aestivum cultivar Chinese Spring chromosome 5A, IWGSC CS RefSeq v2.1, whole genome shotgun sequence genomic sequence TGCGCGTGCTCCAACTCATGCAGAAGGACGGGTGTGCGCCTGACATATTGATATGCAATGTGGCGGTGAATGCGCTTGTCTTTGCCGGGCGCATTGACAAGGCGCTTGAGTTTAGCGACCGGATGCGACGTGTTGGGGTCGAGCCGGATGTAGTCACATACAATTGCCTTATCAAGGGGTTATGTAGCGTGCGGAGGGTTGTTGAGGCACTAGAGATGATTGATGTGATGCTGCAAAATGGGTGCCCACCTGATAAGATTACCTATTATACAGTGATGGGCTTCTTGTGCAAGGAGAAGAGGGTGGCAGAGGTGCGGGGTTTGCTTGGGAGGATGATGAATGATGCGGGTCTATTTCCAGATCAGGTCACGTATAACATGCTCATCCATGTGCTTGCAAAGTATGGGCATGCAGATGAGGCGTTGGAATTCTTGAGGGAGTCAGAGGGGAAAAGGTTCCGTGTCGATGAGGTTGGATATAGTGCAGTTGTGCACTCTTTCTGCTTGAATGGGAGGATGGCCGAGGCAAAGGGGGTTGTAGGTGAGATGATCTCAAAAGAATGTCACCCTGACGTTGTGACATATAGCGCAGTTGTTGATGGGTTCTGCCGGATCGGGGAAATTGATCAAGCAAGAAAGATGATGAAGCATATGTATAAGAATGGCTGCAAGCCAAACATAGTCACGCATACTGCACTGTTAAATGGTCTCTGCAAAGCTGGGAAAACTTCAGAGGCTTGGGAATTGCTAAACAACAGTGGAGAGGAGTGGTGGACTCCAAGTGATATCACATACAGTGTTGTGATGCATGGGTTTAGAAGAGAAGGGAAACTAAAGGAATCATGTGATGTCGTTGCCCAGATGTTGCAGAAGGGTTTCTTTCCCACTACTGTGGAGATTAACTTACTGATCCATGCGTTATGTAAGGAAGGAAAGCCGGCAGAGGCCAAAGACTTCATGGAGCAGTGCCAAAGCAAAGGTTGTACCATTAATGTTATTAACTTCACTACTGTAATTCATGGATTTTCTCGGCAGGGGGATTTGGAATCAGCGCTGTCTTTGTTGGATGACTTGTATCTCAGTAACAGGCATCCAGATGTTGTAACTTATACTGTTGTTGTCAATGCTTTGGGAAAGAAAGGTCGACTGAAAGAAGCGACAGAGCTTGTGAAGAAAATGCTTAATAGAGGAATTGTCCCTACACTCGTTACATACAGGACAGTGATACATAGATACTGTGAGAAGGGTACAGTGGAAGAATTACTCGATCTGCTGGATAAGATGTTAGCGAGACAAGAGCTTAAGAGTGT encodes the following:
- the LOC123102125 gene encoding pentatricopeptide repeat-containing protein At1g09900, with translation MAGHLAKNPFLLLLKPRRLCTTAASSSAAAGELAPAPVVKEIPHDDDLAEESRSRLVRDTCKLLELRGSWTPKLEAQLRHLLRVLSPPQVRAVLRAQAQTDARAAFEFFRWADRQWRYRHAPEVFDEMLSLLSRTRLHDPARRVMRLMIRRRMRRGTQQFAHLMLSYSRAGKLRSAMRVLQLMQKDGCAPDILICNVAVNALVFAGRIDKALEFSDRMRRVGVEPDVVTYNCLIKGLCSVRRVVEALEMIDVMLQNGCPPDKITYYTVMGFLCKEKRVAEVRGLLGRMMNDAGLFPDQVTYNMLIHVLAKYGHADEALEFLRESEGKRFRVDEVGYSAVVHSFCLNGRMAEAKGVVGEMISKECHPDVVTYSAVVDGFCRIGEIDQARKMMKHMYKNGCKPNIVTHTALLNGLCKAGKTSEAWELLNNSGEEWWTPSDITYSVVMHGFRREGKLKESCDVVAQMLQKGFFPTTVEINLLIHALCKEGKPAEAKDFMEQCQSKGCTINVINFTTVIHGFSRQGDLESALSLLDDLYLSNRHPDVVTYTVVVNALGKKGRLKEATELVKKMLNRGIVPTLVTYRTVIHRYCEKGTVEELLDLLDKMLARQELKSVYNQVIEKLCALGKINEAYSLLSKVLRTASQRDAQTCHILMESFLNRGLAVQSYNVACQMFQRNLIPDIKLCRKVDNQLTLEKQPAAGKLIIKFVERGLLKQEK